AGCCGCATTTTCCTTGCCTGCATTCCGAGCAAGACTGGTTCCGCAGGTGACTAAAATAGTATCCCTCATACCTCACACCCCTCTCTAATGCGAATAAAAAACAAAGCGTAGACATTAATTATTTACCAGTCGGCTCTTTCTTTAATTACCACGGCAACCTTACCACAGTCGTAAAGCTAAGAATTGTTTTATATTTTATTGCATTACTTTTGCACTCAAATGCAATGTCAGGAGCTTAATAACCTCTTTCATTCCTTATAGGGACATCCGAAAGTTAGCCCTCCTTTATCAAAAAGGGGCGTCATGCCTCGTTTCCATTCCTCATAGGGACATCCGAAAGGAGGATAGCCAAGGGCATAGTCCGGTACGTGCTGGAGTTTCCATTCCTCATAGGGACATCCGAAAGATCTCACCAGGCTTGGGTTTGGTTTATAGAGTTCCGTTTCCATTCCTCATAGGGACATCCGAAAGTGTCGTGGCAGCAGAGCTTCTGTACGAGGGGATCGAGTTTCCATTCCTCATAGGGACATCCGAAAGTCGATGAGAAACTCGTCAACCATCCCGTCGTAAAAGGTTTCCATTCCTCATAGGGACATCCGAAAGGGCCCGACGATGAATCACCTTGCCTGTTTTATGAACGTTTCCATTCCTCATAGGGACATCCGAAAGGATACTAAACCTACCAGAGACAAAAGTAGGTTACAAGTTTCCATTCCTCATAGGGACATCCGAAAGTCGTTTCACTGTAGCCCATCTGAAGGGCTACGGCGGTTTCCATTCCTCATAGGGACATCCGAAAGAGTAGCATATCAGGGGGCATATTTCCGACAACGGAAGTTTCCATTCCTCATAGGGACATCCGAAAGCCACCGGGGCTGAGTTCTTGCAAGGGTTTAGGTGTTTAATCATCTCGGAAGATCCCCTTAAATACCCCCACAAAACAGACAAAATTTCGACAACTGAGACTATTCTACACCATGCCACCACTGAATTCAAGTGTCTGGGACACAAAAAAATATGTCTCTGTCGATCCCCCGAGGTTTTTGCCTTATCGGAGGTCGACAGAGACTCTTCGATACCTACGCAACAATATTTATTTCATTTTTTCTATTCCAATGACTTCTCTAGCTATATATATCTCACTTCTTCAGGTTTAGAATATAACGTTATCCGCCTCATGATCTATTTTTGCTTAACCTCCGCCTTGAGTTTCGCAAGAAGCCTCTCGGAGAGCTTGCCCTCAAAGACAGAGTTTTGGACCCAGTTGAGGTACTTTAGCCCTATTTTCAACATCTTAGCGACTCGCCTCTCTCCTACATCTTATACCATTATAACAAACACCAGCGATCACCACACAGAGACGTCAGGCTAATAGGTCTGATTCCCCAGTGTGTGCTTCTCCAGCTTGTGGACCTCCATCCTCATAAGCCCTCGATAGCTTACCTTTCTCTTGAGCCTTGGATGGTCGATGGTCTGTTGCAACTGCTCCTCCTAGGCCGATACCACTATCTTACGCCCTGACTCCTGAAGGTAGATTTCACCGGAGGGGCCGTCGTCGAAGTAATTGCCCTAGATGACCTTCTTTTTTATTAGACACAAAGGCAAATAAATAGATCACGGTGAGCATGGACCACATGGGCAAGGACATCCTGCACAAATCGGTAAAACAGAAAGGTCATAAACAGGTGAAAATATCCGAGATAGTCCTAGAAGAAGCTTCTTTTCTCCTGGGGAACCACTTGAGATGGGCTATTCCGGTATCACGAACAGTCTGGGGGGCTTGGCCTTTAGGTCGTTTTTGGCGATCTTCACCGTTATATCCTGCCCCATCTTCACGGTCTCCTTCATCGTCGCCTCAAACTCCTTGGCCGCCAGGCAGACCGCCAATTTGCCCTCTAAGGGGACTTCCTCGCCGTCCTCCAACAGGGAGAACTCGAGCCTGTCGGCCTTTCTCCTGTTGGTAGAGGGGACCCTGAGGACCGTTACTTTCTTGCCCTCAGCGTAGGGATCTTCCTTCGGAGGCTCAGGGGGGAGGAGTTCTCCCTCCCAGTTGAGCTGTCCGTAGCCGCTGGAGGTTTTGCCTCCTACACCCCACTTATCCAGAGCCTCTTTAACCAGCTCGGTGGCCAACTTCAGCCAGCCCTGGCCCTCTTCGGAGGGGTCGTCACACTCTATTACCACCTGAAAGGAGCCGGACACCGACAGGAAGGACACCGGGACGGGGGAGTCGAAGTCCGTCGGGGCGGATCCCCCTTTATCTCCGTAGTAATCCTTATGATGGGGGGTCATTATGTCCCTCCAGACGTTCCACCCCTGGGGCACTACGAGGGCATCGTGAAAGATTATATGCCCCTGGTCCTCGGTGGTCCCGAACATCACCGAGTGGGCCTCTCCTCCCTCTTTGAAGGTTTCGTCCGCCTCGCCCCAGATCTTGTGGCAGTAGTGGGCTGCCACCCCTTTGATGGAGCTTCCCGGTATGACCGGCGTGCCGTAGGTGTGATGCAGGGTGAGCCCCGTCTCGGTGGGGCTGGCCCCTCCTAAGCCACAGACCAGCCTGTCTTTGACCTTGAACTTCTTTATGGAGACCATCCCGTCCTTTCCGGCCCAGGACCTCTTCCAGCGGGAGAAGGCAAGCTTATAAAAGGCGGCGTTATCAAGGTAGCCCTTATTGCGGTCTTCTATCTTCTTTCTTGTTGAAGCCTGATCGAAGTAGGCATCCCACACCGCAGGATCTCCCTGATCGGAGTTTTTCTGCTCCGGAAGATAACGCTGGAGAAAGAGCCCTCCGTGGGAGATTTTCGACCGGTCAAGTCCGGCGATGGCTTCCCTCATGGCTTTCATAGGATCACTCCTTGTCCTCGATAAGGCCGTCGGCGTACCTTTTGACCCAGCCAGCGGCGTCCATGGCCTCCCGGGATTTTCTCATGTAGTCCCTGAGCTGGAAGTTCCTTACCGATTCCTGAAAGTCCTCGCTATTGCCTTGGTGATCCAGCGTGGCCATCAGGTCCTCCACTACGTCGCCGTGTTTTTTCGATATGGCGAAGGCCAATGCCTGGGCGAGGCCGCAGCTTTGGATCAGGGCGGGGAAGGATCTAACGAAGCTCTTATACTCTTTCAGTTTCTTATCCCTATCGGATCCGCCAAATCCCTCGATCCTATCGCTAACCGCCTTAAAGGCCCTCTGGGCGAAACGCTGTTCTCTGGTAACCGTCATGGTTGGCACCTACTCTCCCTGAAAGGACAGGGATACCCTGCCTCGGCCTACTGTGGCCTTTCCTCCGACCTGGAGGCCCAGCTTGCCGGAGCAGAACCCCTTGACCAGCTCGTCCTCGGAGACTCCCTTTACTGTCACCTTGTCGCACCACACCATGCCGGCCAGTATAGCCTCAGAAGGTAGTGCCTCCTCGTACCACAGCCCACCGGTGGCGACAACGCCGCTTTCGGGGTTGATGCGGATCCTCGCGTCGACCTGGGTTCCCATCTCCGAAAGGTAGTTGAACACCTCGTCGGACAGGACGACGAACCGCTTGGCGAACTCACCACGCCATCCCTCGTCCTCCGGAAAGACCTGTCCCGCCAGGAACTCCACCCATTTGCCCACGTCGTCGCAGCCCTCACTGGGGACGTCCAGGTCCTGAAGGTATAGGGTATCGTCGCCTAGGACGGTCTCTGTGGAGGTAAGGGCCTTTTCGCCAGAGAGGGAGGGGACTTTCGGATCCTCCAGGCCGGGCACTACCCCGGTAAGGTCCCGGCTAAGCTGCCTCAGGACCATAGGTGACGTACACCAGGCAAAGGTTCCGTAGAGGCTCTGAACGGGCAGACAGACTATTCGGGCGTCGGAGAAGACCAGAGCTCCGGCGTTGGAACTATCGTCTCCGGCGGTGCCGAAGGCGGCTTTCTTCTTGGCACAGTCCTCCCTGCCCTTTCCGGCGGAGGCGTGGTGATGATCTGCCAAAACACCTTTGACGGCGCTTCCGGGGATGTAGGGCCAGCCTGTGACCTTTTCCCTGGCGATAGGCAGGTCTATATGGCCCACCCCTCTGCCGGAACCTACGTGAAGGGGGGACAGGCCGTGGATCCAGTAGCTTTTGGTTATTCTATCGTTCATGATATTTCCTCCTGTTCTATTATTTCCACAGGCCCCACAGGGCCAGTCCAAGTCCGTCGTTGCGGTGAACCTCACGATCGCTCATGGGCTTCAGCCACGTCTGGGCCAGTTCCTCCGCCGATCCCTCCAGCAGCCTGAGGAAGTAGACGCTCCCTGCGGGGACCATACGGTAGAGGGGCTTGGGCCTTTTGGTCTCGTAGGACCAGCCCGAGAGGGCCTCCCACCGTCGAAGACCGCCGAGGTCCCAAGCACCAGACGGACGCCGTCCCCTGGCCTGAGGCCCTTCAGTGCAGCTCTAATTTCGTCGGGACAGCTCCAGAGATCCTCGTCTTTCGACCGATCCCACCGGGCCAACCGCCTCTCCCCGCCGAGAGGATGATGCCCCCCGACAAGAGAGTCGGAGAGGTCCTCCGATTCCACCTTCAAAGACAGCGAAAGACCTTCCTTTCTGAGGTCCAAGGCGGTGGTGGAAAAGAGCATTCCCTCCAAAGAGGCCCCGGTGAAGGGATCTATGGCCACGTGGACCCGATCCTCTTTGTGGGGCAACTCCATGACCCTATCGCCATCCGCCGGAACCTCCCTGGATTTTCCAAGCAGCCAGGAGACCATGAGGTCGGAACGCCAAAGAGGAGGGACCGCCGAGGGCTTAAAGGCCTCTTTAGGTTTAGGGTCCATCGCAGGTAGGAACTCCAGACCAAGGTCGGTTCCACAGCCTTCCTCCACCTTTTCAGGACGGAGGACGAACACCTCCCGGTCGTCTTTATCGCCCTTTTTTATAAGAACGTCCTTAGGGGCGGGGAAAAACAGCCAGCTCTCGTCGCCCTTGGAGCTCAGCGGAAGGGGCCCGTAGACCTCCATCGCCTTCAAAGACGACACCAGCCCCTCGTCGAAAGAATCCCCTGCCCTCTTGCCTACCATGGTCCTGAGAGACCCTGCCACGGTTGAGGCCCTGGGCCAGTCCAACGAGTGCATTCGGCTGCCGTTGCCGAAGGGCCTGCCGTCTCTTGCTATCACCGGATCTTTAGGGGTAACACGAAAAGTAACCATCACGACTTCACCTCCATAACAGGTCCCAGATGTCTGGCGACCAGAAGCTCTGACACCAGCTCTTTAAGGTTTTCCACCGAGGTAATAGCCTCGACAATGGCCTTAAGCTCATCGGCGACCTCCTTAGAGTCTCCCCCGACGGACCGCTTCTTTCCTAAAACCCTGAAGACGTCCGCCGGTATGGCCTCTTTTATGGAGGACTGGTCCTTCCAGTTGCCGTAGAAGCCCTCCATGGACCGAAGCTCGTAGGGGAACCGAGAGGAGATGACCTCCTCGTCAAAGAGCCTGGCCCAGAGCCGAAGCCGTTTATCCACGGTCAGGTCGGCTACGGTGGAATCCCACCTCTTCCTGAAGCCGATAGGGGCGTTTCCTCTCGACCGGACGACCACCGCTAGGCCGTTTCTGTCGGTGCCTTTGGCCTTTGCCTCCGCCTCGTCGGCGAACTTGAGCAGGTCCTCCAGAGGCTCTAAAAAGTGACCCACTGCGATGCCAACCGACAGGGTCGGGGTGTCCGATACGACGCTCTTAACGAAGCTTCCCTTGAAAGCATCCACAAGCTCTCTGACACACTCGAGACAGCTGTTAAGTGGCAAAAAGGCGAGAACGTCGTCCCCTCCGGCGTAGATGCACTTTCCTCCGTGGTCGCTTACGATACCGTGGGCCTTCGTGGCGAAGGACGCCAGCTCGGAGGAAAAGGTCCTGTGTCCCTCGGGGGTTTTAATGGACGATATGGCCGCTCCCATTTTGTCTCCGTCGGCCTTCAGCACCGCCAGATAGGGGTTCGGCTCGCCGATTCTTTTGACCAGGCCGTTCAGGGCCATTTTAACGGCGTTCAGGTCTCGGCCGGTCTCCTCCTGGACCTGGGCGACCCGGAATCCAAGGACCTGGTCTCCGTAGCCCCTCAGGACCGACAGGGCCTTTTCCCTGGCCTGACTGACCACTTTCGCTGGGTCACCATCGGGAAGCTCCGCCAGTATGACGTTGGCAACGTTAGGGTCCACGCCGTCGGAGACGTTCAGGGAGTCCTCCTGGGGGAAAATGAGCTCGCCACCGCTGTCTTTGACCGACCGAGCGGTCTCCATACAGATCTCCGACAGTAGCCGGGAGCCGAACCACAGGTCTCTGGTTCTCCTGGCGGCGGCGATAAAGGGCTGGACGGGACCGATGGATATGTTGATCAGGTGGGCACTCATCGGGACACCTCCTGAAAATCGTGATTTTTGACGGCGTAGGCCATGAAGGCCTCCAATGCATCGCCAGCTTTAGATCTTCCAGCCATAGGGGAATTGGGATACGAGGCGGCTCTAGAATCCACGACCGAATCCATTCCGCCTTCCCAGACATCACGGCCCTTCTCCAGCACAATACGATCGGGCAGAGGGGCGTTCAAGACCACGATCATGGGAACCGCCTTATCCTCCGATATAGCCAGAGGCTTTATGATAAGAGGACTGGCCATTCGATCTTTCTTGTCTCTCCCGATCTTGGGGTACAGCTGGGTATCTCCCGGATCTCCGGTCCTTTCATCTTTAAAATGGGTGATGATAGGAAGTCCAAAAGCGGCCCTGGGGAAGCTCTCCTCCGGTTTAGAGCTGTCCGGGACGTGCTCGGGAGAGTTGGTCCTGAGCAACCGACGGATCGAGTCGGCCTCGGGCCAGCGGGAGCGACCTGGACGATTCCCTTCCCCCTTATTACGTCCCAAGTTTTCCCCCTGACGAAAGTTGCCGTACAAACTGGAAAGCTCCTTCCAAACGGAAATGGCTTCTTTCGACCTCTTTCCCAAAAGCAATCCTCTAGCCAAAGTGGGGTAGTCAGAGTCTGCCGAGACGGTCCCCAAATAATCCCCAAAATGATCTTTCATCCAATCGTTCAAGTTGTCGTCCTTGTTGGGAGAGAGTTTCTCACAGAAAAGCGAGCCCGCCCCCCTACGGGTCCTGGCGCCTAAAACCCCAAAACATACCCATGCTCTGAGGGCAACCTCCAGATCCTCTTTAAACTCAGCAGGGCAGTTAATTCCCAGAGAGAAGCTGGTTCCCAGGGCAGCTTTAGAGGGATCCTTCTCCTTCCCCCTCTGACGGCTACCTTGGAAGGGAAAACATATATAGCCAGGGAAATCTTCGTTGAATTTCGGGAAGTTTTTGCCTTGAGGGAAGGAAGCACAGGAAAAGATACTGCCTAACCTCTGGTCTGATACCCATATCCTCACCGAGCTGGCTTTTTCCGTGTCTCCCCATATCTGGGACTCCCTGTGGTAAAGCTCCTGGGAGGAGCTGAACTTTCTGCCGCAGGTCGCCCTCCACCAAAAACGAAGGTGCCCTCGGATCGCCGTTCCCCGAACAGGGTGTTCTCTGTCAACCTCTCCCGCCTTGAACCCACCTCCAAAGAGAGGGGTAACAACGGATATGGAGTAGGTATCGGAGAAGCCCGGCGTCAGGTCCTCCCTCGGTCTAGCCGGAGGGATTTTGCCTATAGAACGCATGGGATCACCCCTTTCTTTAACCTCAAAATCTTTAATCTACACTAGTTTTAATTTTTCTCCAAGCTCGCTGTTTACTTCCGACGGAAAGGGCCTGACAAAACCCTTATGGCGAAAGACCATCATTTTTCTGACCGATCCATCAGGAGATCGCTCCTCAGTGCAATCCCTCCTACTGTATGAGTAGATCGGCTCTATCCCACTTTCTATAAGGGCTAGTTCTAGATAGGCCATGAGGTAGGGTGCCCCTCCTATCATGGCAGCGGTAGCTCCTTCCTTTTTAGCTATGGAGGCCAGCCCCCTAGCCCGGGTCTCCATCTCGTCTATAGATGGAAGGTCATTGAAGGTCAATAGCTTGGTCACCTCTTTCTTTACCGAAACCTCAATGACTCCGTCAAGTTTCTGCTCTTCGGTTATAGAATGCTGAGTCAAGTTGACTATACGCAAAACAATCCCTCCCAGAAAGATTACTAACTATCCGATGGATATAGCCTTGTATGGGGACATGACCGTTATCCTGTACCTTTACTTGGATAAAGCCTTTCAGACAAAGGAGGGGCTTCTCGATTTTACCGAGAAGCCCCTCCTGAGGACAGCAAAAGATTATCGTGCTTTTCCGTTTATTCGATGAACCCAAGGAGGGCGTTTAAATCTATTTTAACTGGAAGAAATCGCCTATTAGGGTTTCCACTCCTTCAGAAGTGCGGATAACTGAGGTGCGTTCTTGCATTTTTTTGCGAGCTTATCGTATATCTGTTTCCTGACTGCCTGATCTATCTTGTCGGGGCTGATGCCGTTTTTTTTATAGTTTTTCTGAAGCTCTTTAAGGCTCCAACCATCGATGTCCTTTAAAAACTGGCCCTCCGGTGTCTCAGGCTCAACCTCTTTCGGTACGATCTTCGGTGGTCTTTGATTGGCCGATCTTGGCTCCTCCACTTTGCCGTCTAGAGGGCCTAGCAGAGATGCCTTTTCCTTCTTTAAGTCGACAAACTGGTTATCCCTAGCTCCGCCTAATCTCGGATATGTCAGATCGAAGTCCCACTGATGGGCAGGATCAGCCATGGCGAGAAGCGATCGAAGCTCTGCGGATGCCTTCCATTTCCCCGTATCGCCGATAAAGGAGTCCATCATGCTCTCGAAGGCCTGGGTGCAGTTTTTGGCGGACAGATCTTCCGACCTGTTAGGATCACACCAGGCAAGATCCTGTCCATCGATGGAAACCGATACGGAGCCAAAGCCAAGAGGCTTGGCCATGCCAAGGGAGTGACGGAGCTTGGGGTTTCCTCCCCAGGTGAGGGCCCAGATCAGTGCCCCTAGTTCCTGGGGCCGGAGGTTGTGGACGTATATCCTGCCGGAGAAGGTCGTCTCAGAGGGAAGAGGGCAGAACCGAGTCTTTACATTGTCAGTTAGATTAGGATCGTCCTTAATATCATTCAGATCCTTTCTTACTATGTATCTTTTCCAACCTCGAATTTCACAGTTTGAATCCATGAAGGTCTGATACCTTCTTTTCACGGTTCCATCCGATCCTGCGTCTTGCTTTATGTAGTTGGGATAGTAGGTCGGCTTTGGTGCCCCGAGGACTGTCACTATCTCATCCATCGTCTGTGGATCTCCCTGAGCCAGAAGGTTTTCCACCGATATCCTTCCCCTCAGGCCATCGGTTCCTTCTACTCGACCAAATACGAGCTCCGCCAGGTCCAGTCGAGATGGATCCAGATGATCCTGCGAGGTGTGCCCTATAGCCTGATGGATTGAGTTAGAGTAGGGCAGACGGTACATTAGGGCTAGTCCCATAGAGGAGATCTCCCTGCCCTCCATGAGAACGAACACCGGAACCTTTTTGCCCTCCTTGAAGCGGCTCTCCCAGAAGGCCCATTCTTGGTTAGGTTTTCTGTTCTCCCCAAGCTCGTTGTGAGCGAAGGTGAAGTCTTTTCTTATGTTGTCCGGCACCGGAACAGATTGACTATTGGCGTCGAAGAAGATGAACTCCATATGTTTTTTGCCCGGTCGGCCATCTCTTGGTGCAGGCTGACCTGTGAGGACTATAACCCCTCTGTCCTTGCCCTTGCCCAGGTTTGAGGCCTTTCTGTAGCGAAGCATATTTCCCCTTGAATGAGGGTGGTCCTTCTCCGGGCCGCAGTCAAACTGGACCTCCGTTTCCGGAGGGATCAGGCCGTATTTATCCTTGGCCGACTGTCGCCTCGTCCCGATGCCTCTGGCCCGGGAAAAGGCCCTCTCCAGATCTTCCTGCTCCACCCTGGCCATCTGGCAGAAGTTGAGCACCCAACGGCCGTCCTCTCTGTCCTGGCTGAGCCATGCGGTCTTGACCTTAGGTTTATAGGCCCTTCCGACCTGCTCGGTGATCTTGCCTGTGTATAGGTCTCTGTTCTGGAGGTCCCTTATGGCGTATCTTTTATCGTCGACTCTGGCGGTGTCGCCGTCGGTTCCGGCTATTTTGGAGAAGGAGGCTATCTCCATAACCGACCGGATCATGCCTTTGAAGGAGGTTCCCGGTATGGCGTAGGGGCCTTTAGGGCAGACCCTGAAAAAGTCGCTGTAGCCAGGCTTGGTCTTGTCGTCCTGGTTTCCCCTTATGTAGATAGGGGTTTTAGCGGTGACCGATACCTTGATGAAGCCGCTGATTCCGTCGCTAAAGGGAACGTCCAGGGATACCCTGTCGGCCCAGTCGGGGAAGAATACGTTTTTCGACAGAGGCACAAAAGAATAAGGTGAAGGTATGGCGACCACGGTTAGCCCTCCTTTTTAGGTTCGAAACCGACGAAGCGGAATCCAACAGGGCGAAGCTCCACCTGCCCTGCGACGTCTGCCAATCCCCAATAGGTCTCGTAGCGAAGTCTGCCTCCCCCTTTTGCGGTGAAGCTGCTGGATAGGATCGTATCGTGATCGTCATTCGAGTCCTCACGGGAGACGGTGACAAGCTCCCACCCTGAGTCGCAACGGTTTAGGTGAAGGCTCTCCTTTCCTTTGACCGCCTCGCCGCAGATAGGCCAGCCACCGCTGACCATCAGAGGTGCAGAGGGGGAGAACCTGATTATGTCGCTGGTGGAGGCAGTGCAGATCCACCCTTCACCGCCGAAAGAGTTGAATAAACCGATGGCCTCCGCTGGGTCGGAAAGTCTCTCTGTGGAGCTTTTTAGTTTGCCTGGCTCGATGTCCCTGGCCCTATCGGGAAGAACCTTGCTCAGGAGGTCCGCAGGGTGAAGTTTTTCCGTACTCATAGACTATCCCTCCTTTACGGAGCTCAGGGCCCCGGTCCACTTTACGTCGGTGGAGCGGAACCGACCAAGGCCTCTACCGGAACCGGCACCGACCTGAAGCCTGCCGGAGGCCAGATCCTCCAGGGTCCGCCGCAGGGCCAGAAGGATTTTTTCGTCTTTGAGGCAATCGCCTACGACCTTCAGCGAAAAGGGTATGGCTCCGCCCCAAAGAGGCCTCTCGGAGAAGAGCACCGAGTCCCTGGCTCCTCCGGTAAAGCGGTCTATGCCTACGTGGGGGATCCACTGATCCGCCGGAGCCTGATCGGCCATGATGTAGATATCGTCCATGACGATCGATCCTCTTCTGCCCTCGTTTTTATCCTTGCAGAAGCCGAAAAGCTGTCTAACTCCGTTGTTAGACTCTCCAGAACAGGAGGCTGGATCCTCCACGCTGTCGGCGAAGAGGCCTGAGAGAGCGTTGTAATGGAAAGCGACCCTGTGGGATATGGCCCCTTTGATGGACGAGGCGGGAACGACCAGCACGTCCTCAAGGACCTTTCCTTTGTCGCCCTCCCACAGGATGCAGCTGTCCCTGACCGGGGCCATGTCGGCGTCTCCTGCGATGTCGTTTCCTCCTCCGAACATCCAGTGTCCCTCGGGAATAAGCTCCATGGAGACACCGGTATGGTTCTGTTCTTTTGTCTCGAGGAC
The uncultured Dethiosulfovibrio sp. genome window above contains:
- a CDS encoding CRISPR-associated endonuclease Cas2; translated protein: MLKIGLKYLNWVQNSVFEGKLSERLLAKLKAEVKQK
- the cmr6 gene encoding type III-B CRISPR module RAMP protein Cmr6 — its product is MKAMREAIAGLDRSKISHGGLFLQRYLPEQKNSDQGDPAVWDAYFDQASTRKKIEDRNKGYLDNAAFYKLAFSRWKRSWAGKDGMVSIKKFKVKDRLVCGLGGASPTETGLTLHHTYGTPVIPGSSIKGVAAHYCHKIWGEADETFKEGGEAHSVMFGTTEDQGHIIFHDALVVPQGWNVWRDIMTPHHKDYYGDKGGSAPTDFDSPVPVSFLSVSGSFQVVIECDDPSEEGQGWLKLATELVKEALDKWGVGGKTSSGYGQLNWEGELLPPEPPKEDPYAEGKKVTVLRVPSTNRRKADRLEFSLLEDGEEVPLEGKLAVCLAAKEFEATMKETVKMGQDITVKIAKNDLKAKPPRLFVIPE
- the cmr5 gene encoding type III-B CRISPR module-associated protein Cmr5, with translation MTVTREQRFAQRAFKAVSDRIEGFGGSDRDKKLKEYKSFVRSFPALIQSCGLAQALAFAISKKHGDVVEDLMATLDHQGNSEDFQESVRNFQLRDYMRKSREAMDAAGWVKRYADGLIEDKE
- the cmr4 gene encoding type III-B CRISPR module RAMP protein Cmr4, coding for MNDRITKSYWIHGLSPLHVGSGRGVGHIDLPIAREKVTGWPYIPGSAVKGVLADHHHASAGKGREDCAKKKAAFGTAGDDSSNAGALVFSDARIVCLPVQSLYGTFAWCTSPMVLRQLSRDLTGVVPGLEDPKVPSLSGEKALTSTETVLGDDTLYLQDLDVPSEGCDDVGKWVEFLAGQVFPEDEGWRGEFAKRFVVLSDEVFNYLSEMGTQVDARIRINPESGVVATGGLWYEEALPSEAILAGMVWCDKVTVKGVSEDELVKGFCSGKLGLQVGGKATVGRGRVSLSFQGE
- a CDS encoding type III-B CRISPR module-associated Cmr3 family protein, producing MVTFRVTPKDPVIARDGRPFGNGSRMHSLDWPRASTVAGSLRTMVGKRAGDSFDEGLVSSLKAMEVYGPLPLSSKGDESWLFFPAPKDVLIKKGDKDDREVFVLRPEKVEEGCGTDLGLEFLPAMDPKPKEAFKPSAVPPLWRSDLMVSWLLGKSREVPADGDRVMELPHKEDRVHVAIDPFTGASLEGMLFSTTALDLRKEGLSLSLKVESEDLSDSLVGGHHPLGGERRLARWDRSKDEDLWSCPDEIRAALKGLRPGDGVRLVLGTSAVFDGGRPSRAGPTRPKGPSPSTVWSPQGASTSSGCWRDRRRNWPRRG
- the cas10 gene encoding type III-B CRISPR-associated protein Cas10/Cmr2, with product MSAHLINISIGPVQPFIAAARRTRDLWFGSRLLSEICMETARSVKDSGGELIFPQEDSLNVSDGVDPNVANVILAELPDGDPAKVVSQAREKALSVLRGYGDQVLGFRVAQVQEETGRDLNAVKMALNGLVKRIGEPNPYLAVLKADGDKMGAAISSIKTPEGHRTFSSELASFATKAHGIVSDHGGKCIYAGGDDVLAFLPLNSCLECVRELVDAFKGSFVKSVVSDTPTLSVGIAVGHFLEPLEDLLKFADEAEAKAKGTDRNGLAVVVRSRGNAPIGFRKRWDSTVADLTVDKRLRLWARLFDEEVISSRFPYELRSMEGFYGNWKDQSSIKEAIPADVFRVLGKKRSVGGDSKEVADELKAIVEAITSVENLKELVSELLVARHLGPVMEVKS
- the cmr1 gene encoding type III-B CRISPR module RAMP protein Cmr1, translating into MRSIGKIPPARPREDLTPGFSDTYSISVVTPLFGGGFKAGEVDREHPVRGTAIRGHLRFWWRATCGRKFSSSQELYHRESQIWGDTEKASSVRIWVSDQRLGSIFSCASFPQGKNFPKFNEDFPGYICFPFQGSRQRGKEKDPSKAALGTSFSLGINCPAEFKEDLEVALRAWVCFGVLGARTRRGAGSLFCEKLSPNKDDNLNDWMKDHFGDYLGTVSADSDYPTLARGLLLGKRSKEAISVWKELSSLYGNFRQGENLGRNKGEGNRPGRSRWPEADSIRRLLRTNSPEHVPDSSKPEESFPRAAFGLPIITHFKDERTGDPGDTQLYPKIGRDKKDRMASPLIIKPLAISEDKAVPMIVVLNAPLPDRIVLEKGRDVWEGGMDSVVDSRAASYPNSPMAGRSKAGDALEAFMAYAVKNHDFQEVSR
- a CDS encoding TIGR03986 family CRISPR-associated RAMP protein; this encodes MVAIPSPYSFVPLSKNVFFPDWADRVSLDVPFSDGISGFIKVSVTAKTPIYIRGNQDDKTKPGYSDFFRVCPKGPYAIPGTSFKGMIRSVMEIASFSKIAGTDGDTARVDDKRYAIRDLQNRDLYTGKITEQVGRAYKPKVKTAWLSQDREDGRWVLNFCQMARVEQEDLERAFSRARGIGTRRQSAKDKYGLIPPETEVQFDCGPEKDHPHSRGNMLRYRKASNLGKGKDRGVIVLTGQPAPRDGRPGKKHMEFIFFDANSQSVPVPDNIRKDFTFAHNELGENRKPNQEWAFWESRFKEGKKVPVFVLMEGREISSMGLALMYRLPYSNSIHQAIGHTSQDHLDPSRLDLAELVFGRVEGTDGLRGRISVENLLAQGDPQTMDEIVTVLGAPKPTYYPNYIKQDAGSDGTVKRRYQTFMDSNCEIRGWKRYIVRKDLNDIKDDPNLTDNVKTRFCPLPSETTFSGRIYVHNLRPQELGALIWALTWGGNPKLRHSLGMAKPLGFGSVSVSIDGQDLAWCDPNRSEDLSAKNCTQAFESMMDSFIGDTGKWKASAELRSLLAMADPAHQWDFDLTYPRLGGARDNQFVDLKKEKASLLGPLDGKVEEPRSANQRPPKIVPKEVEPETPEGQFLKDIDGWSLKELQKNYKKNGISPDKIDQAVRKQIYDKLAKKCKNAPQLSALLKEWKP